In one window of Streptomyces sp. NBC_01224 DNA:
- a CDS encoding ArsR/SmtB family transcription factor: MAADVGGSEDPPAGVLAEAAAAFGLLASSARLHIMWALAQGESDVTHLAERVGGALPAVSQHLTKLRLAGLVRSRRDGRRQVYYVDDPDIVTVVRLMVGQLAARAEGASAQAGRVRETGA; encoded by the coding sequence GTGGCGGCAGACGTTGGCGGCTCCGAGGATCCGCCCGCCGGGGTGCTGGCCGAGGCAGCCGCTGCGTTCGGGTTGCTGGCGTCGTCGGCGCGGCTGCACATCATGTGGGCCCTGGCGCAGGGTGAGAGCGATGTCACCCACCTCGCGGAACGGGTGGGTGGGGCCCTGCCCGCGGTCAGCCAGCACCTGACAAAACTGAGACTCGCCGGTCTCGTACGCTCCCGCCGCGATGGCCGACGCCAGGTCTACTACGTCGACGACCCCGACATCGTGACCGTGGTCCGGCTGATGGTCGGCCAGCTGGCCGCACGTGCCGAGGGAGCATCGGCGCAGGCGGGCCGAGTGCGCGAGACCGGTGCCTGA
- the mgtA gene encoding magnesium-translocating P-type ATPase, protein MSGPAVASAAGNGTVGGEAIRERTAPTTLEVLRRLDSGPRGLMEVQAEERLTRFGENTLPTRRPDSWLGRFLRSLRDPFTAVLLCLALVSALVASWGTAGVIMVLVVVSCVLRSSGEHRAEGAMTTLRALVATTATVLRRADEDAPSVAREIPVDQLVPGDVIRLGPGDLVPADIRLLRAGGLSLYQAALTGESAPVAKYPVDAPPPVAGGIFEQPQLCFQGSSVAAGSGTAVVLATGPRTRLADRYEERGHREANAFDQSVHGISWILIRFMLLTPPLVLMANAALRDRGLETLPFAVAVAVGLTPEMLPVIVTTCLARGASLLARSHGVIVKRLPALHDLGAVDVLCLDKTGTLTLDRPVVDRALDAEGKDTPEALHWASVNAWWTLQLADLPTPDAFDEAILEAAGVDAAERYDGTAAIPFDPVRRLATAVVRTPGRLGTHILVVKGAVESVLERCVLEDRERERLLALAAEQADSGLRVLAVATAERHARTRDYTPADERGLTFRGFVTLRDALVPTAADALKALADRGVTVKVLTGDHPGTAARVCRDLGLAPGDVRIAGDIDTLADTELTELARRTTVFARCTPQHKARITTALRAGGHTTGFLGDGVNDLPALHAADVGICPRDAVNVTRESADVVLADKDLTAIDHAITAGRYSSGNIATYLHTTLSSNLGNVIAMLAAGLLLPFLPMLPTQVLVQNLCFDAAQLAYAYDRPARNALRRPTVLRPRDLLRFITGFGVLNATADLATFGVLALALHGPGTGDDEAVFHSGWFTENLLTQALVMLLLRLGRRGAEVRTSGPVGRAAAVLAAAGLLLPLSPLAPLLGMAPLPGLYYPLLAVVLALYAAALRVARARYERQ, encoded by the coding sequence ATGTCCGGGCCCGCAGTCGCGTCGGCGGCGGGTAACGGCACCGTCGGCGGCGAAGCCATACGCGAACGGACGGCGCCGACCACGCTTGAGGTGCTGCGGCGGCTGGACAGCGGGCCGCGCGGGCTGATGGAAGTACAGGCCGAGGAGCGTCTGACCCGGTTCGGCGAGAACACTCTGCCCACCCGGCGGCCGGATTCCTGGCTCGGGCGTTTTCTGCGCAGTCTGCGGGATCCGTTCACCGCCGTGCTGCTGTGCCTCGCCCTGGTCTCGGCGCTCGTGGCCTCCTGGGGCACCGCGGGCGTGATCATGGTGCTGGTCGTGGTCAGTTGCGTGCTGCGCTCGTCCGGCGAGCACCGGGCGGAGGGGGCGATGACGACGCTGCGCGCGTTGGTCGCGACCACGGCGACCGTGCTGCGGCGCGCCGACGAGGACGCACCGTCCGTGGCCCGGGAGATCCCGGTCGACCAACTGGTGCCGGGAGACGTGATCCGCCTCGGCCCGGGCGACCTGGTCCCGGCCGACATACGGCTCCTGCGGGCCGGCGGGCTGAGCCTCTACCAGGCGGCGCTGACCGGGGAGTCGGCACCGGTCGCCAAGTACCCCGTCGACGCGCCGCCCCCGGTCGCGGGCGGGATCTTCGAGCAGCCGCAGCTGTGCTTCCAGGGCAGCAGCGTCGCCGCAGGCAGCGGCACCGCGGTGGTCCTGGCGACCGGGCCGCGCACGCGTCTGGCCGACAGGTACGAGGAGCGTGGGCACCGCGAGGCGAACGCCTTCGACCAGTCCGTGCACGGCATCTCCTGGATCCTCATCCGGTTCATGCTGCTCACGCCGCCGCTGGTGCTGATGGCCAACGCGGCGCTGCGCGACCGGGGCCTGGAGACCCTGCCGTTCGCCGTTGCGGTGGCGGTCGGCCTGACCCCGGAGATGCTGCCGGTCATCGTCACCACCTGCCTGGCCCGCGGCGCGTCACTCCTCGCCCGCTCGCACGGGGTGATCGTGAAGCGGCTGCCCGCGCTGCACGACCTCGGTGCCGTCGACGTGCTGTGCCTGGACAAGACCGGCACGCTCACCCTGGACCGGCCGGTCGTGGACCGCGCACTCGACGCCGAGGGCAAGGACACACCCGAGGCACTGCACTGGGCCTCCGTGAACGCCTGGTGGACCCTTCAGCTCGCCGACCTGCCCACGCCGGACGCCTTCGACGAGGCGATCCTGGAGGCGGCCGGCGTGGACGCGGCGGAGCGGTACGACGGCACAGCGGCCATCCCCTTCGACCCGGTACGCCGCCTGGCCACCGCCGTCGTACGCACCCCCGGGCGTCTCGGCACCCACATCCTGGTGGTCAAGGGCGCGGTCGAATCCGTACTGGAACGCTGCGTGCTGGAGGACCGCGAGCGCGAGCGCCTGCTCGCGCTCGCGGCCGAACAGGCGGACAGCGGTCTGCGAGTGCTGGCGGTCGCCACCGCCGAACGCCACGCCCGCACCCGCGACTACACCCCGGCCGACGAACGAGGCCTGACCTTCCGGGGTTTCGTCACCCTGCGGGACGCGCTCGTACCGACCGCGGCCGACGCCCTCAAGGCACTCGCCGACCGAGGCGTCACCGTCAAGGTCCTCACCGGTGACCACCCCGGTACGGCGGCCCGTGTCTGCCGCGACCTGGGCCTCGCCCCCGGAGACGTACGGATCGCCGGCGACATCGATACTCTCGCCGATACCGAACTCACCGAACTCGCCCGCCGTACCACCGTCTTCGCCCGCTGCACACCACAGCACAAGGCCCGGATCACCACCGCCCTGCGCGCTGGCGGACACACCACTGGATTCCTCGGCGACGGCGTCAACGACCTGCCCGCACTGCACGCCGCCGACGTAGGCATCTGTCCGCGCGACGCCGTGAACGTGACCCGGGAAAGCGCGGACGTGGTGCTGGCCGACAAGGACCTCACCGCGATCGACCACGCCATCACCGCAGGCCGGTACTCCAGCGGCAACATCGCCACGTACCTGCACACCACGCTCTCCTCCAACCTCGGCAACGTCATCGCGATGCTTGCCGCGGGACTCCTCCTGCCCTTCCTGCCGATGCTCCCCACACAGGTCCTGGTGCAGAACCTGTGCTTCGACGCCGCCCAGCTCGCCTACGCCTACGACCGTCCCGCACGCAATGCGCTGCGGCGGCCCACGGTTCTGCGCCCGCGGGACCTCCTGCGCTTCATCACCGGCTTCGGCGTCCTCAACGCGACCGCCGACCTGGCGACCTTCGGTGTGCTCGCGCTGGCCCTGCACGGGCCAGGGACGGGAGACGACGAGGCGGTGTTCCACTCCGGCTGGTTCACCGAGAACCTGCTCACCCAGGCTCTGGTGATGCTGCTCCTGCGCCTGGGCCGGCGCGGTGCCGAAGTCCGGACGTCGGGACCGGTCGGCCGGGCCGCGGCCGTGCTCGCCGCTGCCGGACTTCTTCTGCCCCTGTCCCCGCTCGCCCCGCTGCTCGGCATGGCGCCGCTGCCGGGCCTCTACTACCCGTTGCTTGCTGTCGTTCTCGCGCTCTACGCAGCCGCACTGAGGGTGGCCAGGGCACGCTACGAACGACAGTGA
- the tatA gene encoding Sec-independent protein translocase subunit TatA, which produces MLRNGLEPWHLLIVAIVVIVLFGSKKLPEAARSLGKSMRILKSEAKAMKQDGAAETSAAPADDTSAQEAPRIIRAAPGDAASSRPVTESDTSR; this is translated from the coding sequence ATGCTCCGCAACGGACTGGAACCCTGGCACTTGCTGATCGTCGCGATCGTGGTCATCGTGCTGTTCGGTTCGAAGAAACTGCCGGAGGCCGCCCGGTCCCTGGGCAAGTCGATGCGCATCCTCAAGAGCGAGGCCAAAGCCATGAAGCAGGACGGCGCCGCGGAGACCTCCGCCGCCCCTGCCGATGACACCTCGGCGCAGGAAGCGCCGCGCATCATCCGGGCGGCACCGGGAGATGCCGCGTCGAGCCGTCCCGTCACGGAGAGTGACACTTCCCGCTGA
- a CDS encoding twin-arginine translocase TatA/TatE family subunit, with amino-acid sequence MFGLSELAVILVVVIVVLGIKKLPELTRSAGKAARIFKSEAKALKEQDSGTPTTSGGSVVSGTVVDGAERSPRP; translated from the coding sequence ATGTTCGGCTTGAGCGAGCTGGCCGTGATCCTCGTCGTCGTCATCGTGGTCCTGGGGATCAAGAAGCTGCCCGAGCTGACGCGTTCGGCGGGCAAGGCGGCCCGGATCTTCAAGAGCGAGGCCAAGGCTCTCAAGGAGCAGGACTCCGGGACGCCGACGACTTCGGGAGGCAGTGTGGTGTCCGGCACCGTCGTCGACGGTGCCGAGCGATCTCCGCGTCCCTGA
- a CDS encoding ion transporter, giving the protein MSDHHGHGAGVAVRPTRQELAGLCRTITEARWFALTVFGVIVANAALLGLETYSGLVADGQRWLRLAEHTCLAAFTAEIILRLAAHADRPRDFFRDPWNLFDLAVVLCAFLPVVRENTTVLRLLRLARVLRTARFLPQLRVVLVAIARSLPGALSFLLVGALLLYVYAMVGWVFFSRHDPEHYGSIGRAVLTLFLLMTLDGIGDAVQAGLEISRWSLLYYASYVLLASFVLVNVLIGVVITSLDEARELEKEPQLPGSPARSAPEDAQPLLERITAARRALDELERDLVQAATPRAREAGRMVPTPGEHP; this is encoded by the coding sequence ATGTCGGACCACCACGGCCACGGGGCAGGGGTCGCCGTCCGGCCGACTCGGCAGGAACTGGCCGGCCTCTGCCGCACCATCACCGAGGCCCGATGGTTCGCCCTCACGGTCTTCGGCGTCATTGTGGCCAACGCGGCGTTGCTGGGCCTGGAGACATACTCCGGCCTGGTCGCCGACGGACAGCGCTGGCTGCGGCTCGCCGAGCACACCTGCCTTGCCGCTTTCACCGCCGAGATAATCCTGCGCCTGGCCGCACACGCCGACCGCCCCCGCGACTTCTTCCGCGACCCGTGGAACCTCTTCGATCTCGCCGTGGTCCTGTGCGCCTTCCTGCCCGTCGTGCGGGAGAACACCACCGTACTAAGGCTGCTGCGGCTGGCCCGCGTCCTGCGCACCGCCCGCTTCCTGCCGCAGCTGCGCGTCGTACTGGTCGCGATCGCCCGCAGCCTGCCCGGCGCCCTGAGCTTCCTGCTCGTCGGCGCCCTGCTGTTGTATGTCTATGCCATGGTGGGCTGGGTCTTCTTCTCCCGCCACGACCCCGAGCATTACGGCTCCATCGGCCGCGCCGTGCTCACCCTTTTCCTCCTGATGACCCTGGACGGCATCGGCGACGCGGTCCAGGCCGGCCTGGAGATCTCGCGCTGGAGCCTGCTCTACTACGCCTCCTACGTCCTGCTCGCCTCCTTCGTCCTCGTCAATGTCCTCATCGGCGTCGTCATCACCTCTCTCGACGAGGCCCGCGAGCTGGAGAAGGAGCCACAGCTGCCGGGATCACCCGCTCGGTCGGCACCCGAGGACGCGCAACCGCTGCTCGAACGCATCACGGCGGCCCGCCGCGCTCTGGACGAACTCGAACGTGACCTTGTCCAGGCCGCGACGCCGCGGGCCCGGGAAGCCGGACGCATGGTCCCGACCCCGGGCGAGCACCCGTGA
- a CDS encoding ATP-binding protein, producing the protein MDVRPQLIDALSALRDRVAAVRLPLPLPGAARARQTRSELLAQLDDYLLPRLRDPEAPLLAVIGGSTGAGKSTLVNSLVGRLVSEAGVLRPTTRTPVLVCHPDDHHWFAGVRVLPQLTRVWLPPEENGDPGRCDDLDGSEEDGTALRVETATGLPRGLALLDAPDIDSLVVRNRVLAAELICAADVWVMVTTASRYADAVPWHLLRTAKEYDASLVTVLDRVPHQVIAEVSRQYGALLTKAGLGELPRFTIPELPESAGGSGLLPTTAVAPLRAWLSHRAQDPAARQQAVGRTAAGVIDSLDVRMPALAGAVAAQYAAAVRLTGVVEDAYRTEGARVRRRLRNGGVLAGDARTRWRGYPMYSNSEELLEALVESLAALLQCAVAAADEQIRTTWQREPAAGVFGFEDVGREAGGWGPAEDIRGRIAMAVRRWWRMLEELAEEEVRRLERNAAPDAETVVALLAAALLGGRRTRGAGEQLAERIGAQGALRLRDKGGALLTNCLDRVLDGERDRRLAPLDALDVAPEPQAELIAALSVLQKERWQR; encoded by the coding sequence TTGGACGTACGGCCTCAGCTCATCGACGCACTTTCCGCCCTGCGCGACCGTGTCGCTGCCGTGCGTCTTCCACTTCCGCTGCCGGGGGCCGCGCGCGCCCGCCAGACCCGTAGCGAGCTGCTCGCCCAGCTCGACGACTATCTGCTTCCCCGGCTCAGAGATCCTGAAGCGCCCCTGCTCGCAGTCATCGGCGGGTCCACCGGGGCGGGGAAATCGACGCTCGTCAATTCGCTGGTGGGGCGGCTGGTCAGCGAGGCCGGGGTGCTGCGCCCGACCACGCGGACGCCCGTGCTCGTCTGCCATCCGGATGATCACCACTGGTTCGCGGGGGTCCGCGTACTGCCGCAGCTCACCAGGGTCTGGCTGCCCCCGGAGGAGAACGGGGACCCTGGTCGGTGCGACGACCTCGACGGGAGCGAGGAGGACGGGACCGCGCTGCGCGTCGAGACCGCCACCGGGCTGCCGCGCGGGCTCGCGCTGCTCGACGCGCCCGATATCGACTCGCTTGTGGTACGGAACCGGGTCCTGGCCGCCGAGCTGATCTGCGCCGCGGATGTGTGGGTGATGGTGACCACGGCCTCCCGGTACGCGGACGCCGTGCCGTGGCACCTGCTGCGTACCGCCAAGGAGTACGACGCCTCGCTCGTCACCGTCCTCGACCGGGTACCGCACCAGGTGATCGCCGAGGTGTCCCGGCAGTACGGGGCGCTGCTCACCAAGGCGGGCCTCGGTGAGTTGCCGCGCTTCACCATTCCTGAGCTGCCCGAATCGGCCGGCGGCAGCGGCCTGCTGCCGACCACTGCGGTCGCCCCGTTGCGGGCCTGGCTCAGCCACCGCGCCCAGGACCCGGCGGCCCGTCAGCAGGCGGTCGGGCGCACGGCGGCCGGGGTCATCGACTCGCTGGATGTACGGATGCCCGCGCTGGCCGGGGCCGTTGCCGCACAGTACGCGGCGGCCGTGCGGCTGACCGGTGTGGTCGAGGACGCGTACCGCACAGAAGGCGCCCGAGTCCGGCGGCGGCTGCGCAACGGCGGCGTGCTCGCCGGGGACGCCCGGACCCGGTGGCGTGGATACCCGATGTACAGCAACTCCGAGGAACTCCTCGAAGCGCTGGTGGAGAGTCTTGCCGCACTTCTGCAGTGCGCGGTGGCCGCAGCCGACGAACAGATCCGCACGACCTGGCAGCGCGAGCCCGCGGCCGGGGTGTTCGGCTTCGAGGATGTCGGCAGGGAGGCCGGGGGATGGGGGCCCGCCGAGGACATCCGGGGCCGGATTGCCATGGCCGTACGGCGGTGGTGGCGGATGCTGGAGGAACTGGCCGAGGAAGAGGTGCGCCGGCTCGAACGCAACGCCGCACCCGACGCCGAGACAGTGGTGGCGCTCCTGGCCGCCGCGCTGCTCGGCGGTCGCCGTACCCGCGGCGCCGGGGAACAACTCGCCGAACGGATCGGGGCCCAGGGTGCGCTGCGGCTGCGTGACAAGGGCGGCGCACTGCTCACCAACTGCCTCGACCGGGTGCTGGACGGCGAGCGCGACCGGCGGCTCGCGCCGCTCGACGCACTCGATGTGGCCCCGGAGCCGCAGGCCGAACTGATTGCCGCGCTGTCCGTACTGCAGAAGGAGAGGTGGCAGCGATGA
- a CDS encoding GTPase, with product MTAVIDEGPGRGESPTSHEDRNRNHRSRRRTPDDLGTAVPEAGGDWNDGLIARRAAAKGADAGTGNAPNDEVRLPQVEAYVPSSGPLRPRLDALRELVGLSRARLDRATLAEAGRVLDEAAARQRLSSRHTVVAIAGATGSGKSTLFNSLAGAQISDTGLRRPTTSAPIACSWTDGAAGLLDRLAIPGRLRRRPQQSGTDADEALQGLVLVDLPDHDSAAAGHRDQVDRVLALVDAVIWVVDPEKYADAALHERYLRPLAGHAEITFVVLNQIDRLPGDAADQVLDDLRRLLDEDGMALGEHGEPGATVMSLSALTGEGVGELREVLGRFVQERTAAARRLSADVDAAAARLRPVYVAEGRPGLGEGAREEFADRLAEAVGAAAAGQAAEREWRRNAGRACGTPWLRLWRWYESTRRPGSLECPAQPAPPEEHLTARQRVEQAVRTVADEAAGGLPGPWAQAVREAAVNGADGLPEALDELAERAGSADGRGRVVSCFSGGAAGGAQGSVGPGGSTVVATGVAGASGVAHSGRVGGKPPRPRWWPAAVLAQASMTVLQIFGGLWLVGQIVGVLEPGFLTPALVMLAGITGGPLVEWSCAAAARGPARRYGQEAERQLREAAAACGRARVLDPVAAELVRYREVRERYVTVTEFSTTVR from the coding sequence ATGACTGCCGTCATTGACGAGGGGCCCGGCCGGGGCGAGAGTCCCACTTCTCACGAGGACCGGAACCGGAACCACCGGAGTCGGCGCCGGACACCCGACGACCTGGGCACAGCCGTGCCGGAGGCGGGCGGGGACTGGAACGACGGGCTCATCGCCCGGCGCGCGGCCGCCAAGGGGGCAGACGCCGGGACCGGGAACGCCCCGAACGACGAGGTACGGCTGCCCCAGGTCGAGGCGTACGTACCGTCGAGCGGTCCTCTCCGGCCGCGGCTCGACGCGCTGCGTGAACTCGTCGGGCTGTCCAGGGCCAGGCTCGACCGGGCCACCCTCGCCGAGGCGGGACGCGTGCTCGACGAAGCGGCGGCCCGCCAGCGGCTCTCCTCCAGGCACACCGTCGTCGCCATCGCCGGAGCGACCGGCAGCGGCAAATCGACCCTGTTCAACTCCCTCGCGGGTGCCCAGATCTCCGACACCGGTCTGCGCAGGCCGACCACCTCCGCCCCCATCGCCTGCTCCTGGACCGACGGGGCCGCCGGGCTGCTGGACCGGCTCGCCATTCCGGGACGGCTCAGGCGCAGGCCGCAACAGAGCGGTACGGACGCCGATGAGGCACTCCAGGGGCTCGTCCTCGTCGACCTGCCCGACCACGACTCGGCGGCGGCCGGGCACCGTGATCAGGTCGACCGGGTGCTTGCGCTGGTCGATGCGGTGATCTGGGTCGTCGACCCGGAGAAGTACGCGGACGCGGCCCTGCACGAGCGCTACCTGCGGCCGCTCGCCGGGCACGCCGAGATCACGTTCGTCGTCCTCAACCAGATCGACCGACTGCCCGGCGACGCCGCCGACCAGGTTCTCGACGATCTGCGCCGGCTGCTCGACGAGGACGGCATGGCGCTCGGCGAACACGGCGAACCGGGCGCGACCGTCATGTCCCTGTCCGCACTCACCGGCGAAGGCGTGGGCGAACTGCGCGAGGTGCTCGGCCGGTTCGTTCAGGAGCGCACGGCAGCGGCGCGCCGGCTGTCCGCGGATGTGGACGCCGCCGCGGCCAGGCTCCGTCCGGTGTACGTCGCCGAGGGGCGGCCCGGTCTCGGCGAAGGGGCCCGCGAGGAGTTCGCCGACCGGCTCGCGGAGGCCGTCGGAGCGGCCGCGGCGGGACAGGCGGCCGAGCGCGAGTGGCGAAGGAACGCCGGCCGGGCGTGCGGCACGCCGTGGCTGCGGCTGTGGCGCTGGTACGAGTCCACCCGGCGGCCGGGAAGCCTGGAGTGCCCGGCGCAGCCCGCACCCCCCGAGGAGCACCTCACCGCCCGGCAACGCGTCGAACAGGCCGTGCGGACGGTGGCGGACGAGGCCGCCGGCGGGCTGCCCGGCCCCTGGGCACAGGCGGTCCGCGAGGCCGCGGTGAACGGTGCGGACGGGCTGCCGGAGGCGCTCGACGAGCTGGCGGAAAGGGCCGGCAGCGCGGACGGGCGGGGGCGGGTGGTGAGCTGTTTCTCGGGTGGCGCGGCAGGTGGTGCGCAGGGTTCGGTCGGTCCGGGCGGTTCGACGGTCGTGGCGACCGGGGTGGCCGGGGCCTCCGGCGTGGCGCACAGCGGTCGCGTGGGCGGGAAGCCGCCGCGACCCAGGTGGTGGCCCGCCGCCGTGCTGGCACAGGCATCGATGACGGTGCTGCAGATCTTCGGCGGTCTCTGGCTGGTGGGCCAGATCGTCGGCGTACTGGAACCGGGATTCCTCACGCCCGCCCTGGTGATGCTGGCCGGGATCACTGGCGGTCCGCTCGTGGAGTGGTCGTGTGCGGCCGCGGCACGGGGGCCCGCCCGACGGTACGGGCAGGAGGCCGAGCGGCAGTTGCGCGAGGCGGCGGCTGCCTGTGGGCGGGCACGGGTGCTCGATCCGGTGGCGGCGGAACTCGTGCGGTACCGCGAGGTGCGGGAGCGGTACGTGACGGTGACGGAGTTTTCCACAACTGTTCGGTAG
- a CDS encoding Cys-Gln thioester bond-forming surface protein produces the protein MFSAHSATVSSSTETTSSPRRRGIARLAATVVASGLVMAGTLVGAGSAVADEAPQHQGGAAAVLDGLKTYDRAVLHADGRNRELPAGVFEMTVDGGGKLKTYCIDIHNPTQDQAKYLETPWNQTSLGSNKNAGKIRWILEHSYPQVDDLAALAKQAGTGPLTEKTAAAGTQVAIWRYSDNADVDATDGQAEKLADWLEHNAVDQAEPKASLALDSAAVSGKSGERLGPVTVRTNASQVSVTPPADAASGVKVTDKSGKPVTAAANGAELYFDVPAGTADGSASLTVQATTSVPVGRAFAGVTKSQTMILAGSSESTVSATATATWAKQGAIPAVSAKKNCAKGGVDVTASNTGDEAFTFELAGVKHTIEAGKSETVTLPVAEDQAYDFTITGPGGFSKTFKGVLDCKTSGSSTGGLDTQTQDKAAPATAGGSSAGSTGDLAETGGSSATPIIGGVAIALVVVGGGAVFFLRKRKTQSSAQ, from the coding sequence GTGTTTTCTGCTCATTCAGCGACCGTTTCGTCTTCCACGGAGACGACCAGTTCTCCACGGCGGCGGGGCATAGCCCGGCTGGCCGCTACGGTGGTGGCATCCGGTCTGGTCATGGCAGGCACCCTCGTCGGTGCCGGCAGCGCGGTCGCCGACGAGGCGCCGCAGCATCAAGGTGGCGCGGCAGCGGTTCTGGACGGGTTGAAGACCTACGACCGCGCCGTGCTCCACGCGGACGGCCGGAATCGGGAGCTCCCCGCCGGGGTCTTCGAGATGACCGTCGACGGCGGCGGCAAGCTCAAGACGTACTGCATCGACATTCACAACCCCACCCAGGACCAGGCGAAGTACCTGGAGACCCCCTGGAACCAGACCTCGCTCGGCAGCAACAAGAACGCGGGCAAGATCCGCTGGATCCTGGAGCACTCCTACCCGCAGGTCGACGACCTCGCGGCGCTCGCCAAGCAGGCCGGCACCGGACCGCTCACCGAGAAGACCGCGGCGGCGGGCACCCAGGTCGCCATCTGGCGCTACTCGGACAACGCCGATGTCGACGCAACCGACGGCCAGGCCGAGAAGCTTGCCGACTGGCTGGAGCACAACGCCGTCGACCAGGCTGAGCCCAAGGCGTCCCTCGCCCTGGACTCGGCCGCGGTCTCCGGCAAGTCCGGTGAGCGGCTCGGGCCGGTCACCGTCCGTACCAATGCGAGCCAGGTCTCCGTGACCCCGCCCGCCGACGCCGCCAGCGGTGTCAAGGTCACCGACAAGAGCGGCAAGCCCGTGACCGCGGCGGCCAACGGGGCTGAGCTCTACTTCGACGTACCGGCGGGCACCGCCGACGGTTCCGCCTCGCTGACCGTCCAGGCCACCACGTCGGTGCCGGTCGGCCGGGCCTTCGCCGGGGTCACCAAGAGCCAGACCATGATCCTGGCCGGCTCCAGCGAGTCCACGGTCTCCGCGACCGCCACCGCGACCTGGGCCAAGCAGGGTGCGATCCCGGCGGTCTCGGCGAAGAAGAACTGCGCCAAGGGCGGCGTGGACGTCACCGCGAGCAACACGGGCGACGAGGCGTTCACGTTCGAGCTGGCCGGGGTGAAGCACACCATCGAGGCGGGCAAGTCCGAGACGGTGACCCTCCCGGTCGCCGAGGACCAGGCGTACGACTTCACGATCACCGGACCCGGTGGCTTCTCGAAGACGTTCAAGGGCGTCCTGGACTGCAAGACCAGCGGCAGCAGCACCGGCGGCCTCGACACCCAGACCCAGGACAAGGCCGCCCCGGCCACGGCCGGCGGCAGCTCGGCCGGGTCCACCGGCGACCTCGCCGAGACCGGTGGCTCCAGCGCCACTCCGATCATCGGGGGCGTCGCGATCGCCCTCGTCGTCGTCGGCGGCGGCGCGGTCTTCTTCCTCCGCAAGCGCAAGACGCAGTCCTCCGCCCAGTAA
- a CDS encoding nuclear transport factor 2 family protein, whose product MQEETARSAIDTFISAFNASEDSYVTALLSQALTSDVVFWGPLGRSEGIEAVERFVLDIRRHPAGTGTMVRCSAVDMPDEWARYQWVFTTPDGGPRLAGTDVVHLRRSLIDQVIVFAGEIEPSAS is encoded by the coding sequence ATGCAGGAAGAGACCGCGCGGTCCGCGATTGACACGTTCATCTCCGCGTTCAACGCCTCGGAGGACAGCTATGTGACTGCGCTGCTCTCCCAGGCCCTAACCTCGGACGTGGTCTTCTGGGGACCGTTGGGCCGCAGTGAGGGGATCGAGGCGGTCGAGCGGTTCGTGCTGGACATCCGGCGCCACCCCGCGGGGACCGGCACGATGGTGCGCTGTTCGGCGGTGGACATGCCGGACGAGTGGGCCCGGTACCAGTGGGTCTTCACGACGCCGGATGGAGGCCCCCGCCTGGCGGGAACGGACGTCGTCCATCTGCGGCGGAGCCTCATCGACCAGGTCATCGTCTTCGCGGGGGAGATCGAGCCGTCCGCCTCCTGA